The following are encoded together in the Pleurocapsa sp. FMAR1 genome:
- a CDS encoding GumC family protein: MNLSQTPLDNQYYWQMIKRRWLPGSIVFLIILTLGIVATTLKKNVYEAEARLKFKSNTVSSSLTEVGKALEGFSTIAEKGNFIDTETEVLRSVPLVKKTINDPKLQLKDREGKKLKVEDFLENLKVSSITATDILKISYASHNPEQAALTVNTLVKNYLDNNLIVNKAEAETARKFLEEQLPRAEDSLHKTEAKIRELKESNGFVDPDENTSSLIQGMRQLQADIAQARGEMANAESQADYIRKKLGLIAEQAVVSTTISQSPAVKETISKLQNAESELAIAKARFTGNSPNVVELQQQVDSLSKLLYRQTASVGAETARDLVQRNKTGVIQEELTTDLIQLEALKSGLQKQIDSLSRVEGDRRARIQKVPELEQKLSQLERQRASFQSTYDALWQKLQTIKIAEVQDPGNVRVISNADVPAQPVSSRAVGFLAAGSLALLSAAGVIYLLEISDRSIKTIDEAKQLYGYTSLGIIPSTDRIKLLALPELKDQDPSIPKLIVRDYPFLALGESYRMLQSNIRSLKTDRKVKTIVITSSGVQEGKSTVAANLAAAMAQVGNRVLLVDANLYDPIQDRIWNTYNDNGLSNVIADRLDPRMSINEVMPNLDLLTSGSLNPSPATLLDSQRMRMLIDYWSESYDFVIFDTPSLDLTADAPIMGRMADGVLLVVRPGLVERSQAKFTKEILEQSGLNMLGIVFNGVEPQFDSRSYYYNALEESPIMFSYNKLPGISPVENEELWDTISLMVIESKKDRLDANLNEDQLQSAPLNKLESMVFHLQQDLVDLSRVVKEQEEELLLQRQKVKKLQRRANVSNENEFYLENQLNQEQERKRMLDETLVGQRRNLQKRREMLFQYQQVLESRQNASFRV; the protein is encoded by the coding sequence ATGAATCTCTCACAAACGCCCTTAGATAATCAATACTATTGGCAAATGATTAAAAGGCGCTGGCTGCCTGGATCGATTGTTTTTCTAATTATATTAACTTTGGGTATTGTTGCTACTACTTTAAAGAAAAACGTTTACGAGGCTGAAGCAAGACTAAAATTTAAAAGTAACACCGTTAGTTCTTCTCTGACAGAAGTTGGTAAAGCTTTAGAAGGCTTTTCAACGATCGCGGAGAAAGGAAACTTTATTGACACAGAAACAGAGGTTTTACGTTCAGTTCCTTTAGTTAAAAAAACTATTAATGACCCCAAACTACAGTTAAAAGATCGAGAAGGCAAAAAGCTTAAAGTTGAAGATTTTCTAGAAAACTTAAAAGTTTCCTCGATAACTGCTACAGATATTCTTAAGATTTCCTATGCTAGTCATAACCCAGAGCAAGCTGCCCTAACTGTTAACACTTTGGTCAAAAATTATTTAGATAACAATTTAATAGTTAACAAAGCAGAAGCAGAAACTGCTAGAAAGTTTTTAGAAGAACAACTACCAAGAGCAGAAGATTCCCTACACAAAACTGAAGCAAAAATACGGGAATTAAAAGAATCAAATGGATTTGTTGACCCTGATGAAAATACTAGCTCTTTGATTCAGGGAATGCGGCAGCTACAGGCTGACATAGCCCAAGCTCGTGGAGAAATGGCTAATGCTGAATCTCAGGCTGACTATATCAGAAAAAAGCTTGGTTTAATCGCAGAACAGGCGGTAGTTTCAACTACGATTAGCCAATCTCCAGCAGTTAAAGAGACGATATCTAAACTGCAAAATGCAGAATCCGAGCTAGCGATCGCCAAAGCCCGTTTTACAGGTAATAGTCCCAATGTAGTTGAACTACAACAACAAGTAGATTCTTTATCAAAATTACTCTATCGACAAACCGCCTCTGTTGGCGCAGAGACAGCACGAGATTTAGTACAGAGAAATAAGACAGGAGTAATTCAAGAAGAACTTACCACTGATTTAATTCAGCTAGAAGCTCTTAAATCTGGTCTGCAAAAGCAAATTGACAGCTTGAGCAGAGTTGAAGGCGATCGCCGTGCTAGAATCCAGAAAGTACCAGAGTTAGAGCAAAAGTTAAGTCAGCTTGAAAGACAGCGAGCTTCGTTTCAGTCAACCTACGATGCTTTGTGGCAAAAGCTACAAACTATAAAAATTGCTGAAGTTCAAGATCCTGGCAACGTTAGGGTGATTTCTAATGCCGATGTCCCCGCTCAGCCAGTCTCTTCTCGTGCAGTAGGCTTTTTAGCTGCTGGCTCTTTAGCTTTATTATCCGCAGCTGGAGTTATTTATCTTCTAGAAATTAGTGATAGATCGATTAAAACCATTGACGAAGCTAAACAGCTATATGGTTATACGTCTTTAGGGATAATTCCAAGCACAGATAGAATCAAGCTATTAGCTTTACCAGAATTAAAAGATCAAGACCCCTCCATTCCTAAATTAATAGTCCGAGACTATCCTTTCTTAGCACTCGGTGAGTCTTATAGGATGTTACAGTCTAATATCAGGTCTTTAAAGACTGATAGAAAGGTAAAAACTATTGTTATTACCAGTTCTGGCGTGCAGGAGGGCAAATCTACTGTAGCTGCTAATTTAGCAGCAGCAATGGCTCAAGTAGGCAATAGAGTTTTGCTAGTTGATGCTAATTTATACGATCCTATTCAAGATCGTATCTGGAATACTTATAACGACAATGGCTTAAGTAATGTAATTGCCGATCGCCTAGATCCTAGAATGTCTATTAATGAAGTTATGCCAAATTTAGATTTGCTTACTTCAGGAAGTTTAAATCCCTCTCCTGCAACTTTACTTGATTCTCAAAGAATGAGAATGTTGATAGATTACTGGTCAGAAAGCTATGATTTTGTTATTTTTGATACTCCTTCTTTAGATTTAACTGCCGATGCTCCCATAATGGGTCGTATGGCTGACGGGGTTTTATTGGTAGTCAGACCTGGTTTAGTAGAGCGATCGCAGGCAAAATTCACCAAAGAAATTTTAGAGCAATCAGGACTCAATATGTTGGGAATTGTCTTCAATGGAGTTGAGCCTCAATTTGATTCCCGCTCTTACTACTACAATGCTCTTGAAGAGTCACCAATTATGTTTTCCTATAACAAACTCCCAGGTATTAGCCCTGTAGAGAATGAAGAGCTTTGGGATACTATTTCGCTTATGGTAATAGAGTCTAAAAAAGATAGATTAGATGCCAACCTTAATGAAGATCAGCTGCAATCAGCACCATTGAATAAGCTAGAGTCAATGGTATTTCATTTACAGCAAGATCTAGTAGATTTAAGTAGAGTGGTTAAAGAACAAGAAGAAGAACTTTTATTGCAGCGTCAAAAAGTCAAAAAACTGCAACGACGAGCCAATGTTTCTAATGAAAATGAATTCTATTTAGAAAATCAATTAAATCAGGAGCAAGAAAGAAAACGGATGCTGGATGAAACTCTTGTGGGACAAAGGCGAAATCTGCAAAAGCGTCGAGAAATGCTTTTCCAGTATCAGCAAGTGCTAGAAAGCAGACAAAATGCTAGTTTTAGAGTCTAG
- a CDS encoding ABC transporter ATP-binding protein, translating to MPSTADFSSISPSDSMPVVQTWSLGKVYRTGFWMNQKIESLKNCSLSIHQGETFGLLGPNGAGKTTLLKTLLGITRPTTGRAVILGKPIGDRTVKQKIGYLPENAFLYDFLTAWEFLEFIAGLFQIPKKIQRQRIAELLDLVGLAKSTARKKKLKQYSKGMLQRVGMAQALINDPEIVFLDEPMSGLDPMGRYRMREIVSSLKQQGKTIFFNSHVLSDIEQICDRIAFLALGELICQGSLDELLGTSNAYQAIVIGGSSEALTPWMTNLTQENNRWHGQLKVEPNQFVSHLENVEAQLVSIHQARPSLEEFFMQQLRSRGIEISR from the coding sequence ATGCCTTCTACTGCTGATTTTTCATCAATTTCCCCTAGTGATTCTATGCCAGTGGTACAAACTTGGAGTTTGGGCAAGGTTTATCGTACTGGCTTTTGGATGAATCAAAAAATAGAATCGCTAAAAAATTGTTCTTTGAGCATTCATCAAGGAGAAACTTTTGGTCTACTTGGTCCTAATGGGGCAGGGAAAACAACGCTGCTCAAAACTTTATTGGGAATTACCCGTCCAACTACAGGCAGGGCAGTAATTTTAGGAAAACCAATTGGAGATCGCACCGTTAAGCAAAAGATTGGTTACTTACCTGAAAACGCCTTTCTTTACGATTTTCTTACCGCCTGGGAGTTTTTAGAATTTATTGCTGGGTTATTCCAAATTCCTAAAAAAATCCAGCGTCAACGTATTGCCGAATTACTAGATTTAGTCGGTTTAGCTAAGTCTACAGCCCGCAAGAAGAAATTAAAGCAGTATTCTAAGGGTATGCTGCAAAGAGTAGGCATGGCACAGGCTTTGATCAACGATCCTGAAATTGTGTTTTTGGATGAGCCGATGTCAGGATTAGATCCCATGGGACGCTATCGAATGCGCGAAATTGTTTCGTCTCTAAAACAGCAGGGTAAAACCATCTTTTTTAATTCCCATGTTTTGTCAGATATTGAGCAAATTTGCGATCGCATTGCCTTTCTTGCTCTGGGAGAATTAATCTGCCAGGGATCTCTTGATGAATTATTAGGTACTAGCAATGCCTATCAGGCAATTGTTATTGGTGGAAGTTCGGAGGCTTTAACTCCCTGGATGACCAATCTTACCCAAGAGAATAACCGTTGGCATGGTCAATTAAAAGTTGAACCAAATCAATTTGTATCTCACCTAGAAAATGTCGAAGCTCAATTAGTCAGTATTCACCAGGCAAGACCTTCTTTAGAAGAATTTTTTATGCAGCAGTTAAGGTCTAGAGGTATTGAAATAAGCCGTTAG
- a CDS encoding DUF1815 family protein, with the protein MFTRLAQQHRRFVQDLVMTLQALAIAFENQGYLASCYTCGGEMNSASFMVSLKDEHLIRFLVSDYGITWTEMRDDRELMKLEGAEAINQLQDLADLIKYQTQPPKSKEVKSEKPQTLQSV; encoded by the coding sequence GTGTTTACAAGACTCGCGCAACAGCATCGTCGATTCGTACAGGATCTAGTAATGACTCTTCAAGCCCTGGCGATCGCTTTTGAAAATCAAGGTTACTTAGCATCCTGCTATACCTGTGGTGGTGAAATGAATAGTGCCTCTTTTATGGTTAGTTTAAAAGATGAGCATCTAATTCGTTTTTTAGTTTCAGATTATGGAATTACCTGGACTGAAATGAGAGATGACCGTGAACTAATGAAGTTAGAAGGGGCAGAAGCGATTAATCAATTACAGGATTTAGCAGACCTAATTAAATATCAAACCCAACCGCCTAAATCTAAAGAGGTTAAATCAGAGAAGCCACAGACATTACAATCTGTTTAG
- a CDS encoding ABC transporter ATP-binding protein — protein sequence MSDRHLPSILRLEQVNLQASLGSSYLLQDISFNIPPVAKVAVVGASGAGKTSLLKLLNHLVSPSQGEIYFNDLPIEQLGIIQLRRLIVLVPQEPKLLGMKVADALSYPLQLQKLPESEIRQRLDTWTNLLRIPTQWLDRTELQLSLGQRQLIAIARALVMQPQVLLLDEPTSALDIGTANHLLSVLEELNQNQNLTIIMVNHQLGLIENFCDRLLYLNAGKLELDIPGTPGNWQKIEQKLIQLKTEQEQEWS from the coding sequence ATGAGCGATCGCCATCTTCCATCAATTCTGCGTTTGGAACAGGTCAATCTACAGGCTTCTTTAGGATCTAGTTATTTATTACAGGACATCTCTTTTAATATTCCTCCAGTCGCAAAAGTAGCTGTGGTTGGGGCATCTGGTGCAGGCAAAACATCTTTACTCAAACTGCTTAATCATTTGGTTTCACCTAGCCAGGGAGAAATTTATTTTAATGATCTACCGATCGAACAATTAGGAATAATTCAACTGCGTCGTTTAATCGTCTTAGTTCCTCAAGAACCTAAGTTATTGGGCATGAAAGTAGCGGATGCCCTAAGCTATCCCTTACAGCTACAAAAATTACCAGAGTCAGAAATTCGCCAGAGGCTAGACACCTGGACAAATTTACTGCGTATACCGACTCAATGGTTAGATAGAACTGAATTACAGCTTTCTTTAGGGCAGAGACAATTAATTGCGATCGCTCGCGCTTTGGTAATGCAGCCCCAAGTATTACTCTTAGACGAACCGACATCAGCTTTAGACATCGGTACGGCGAATCATCTTTTGAGCGTTTTAGAAGAGTTAAACCAAAATCAAAACTTAACTATAATCATGGTTAACCATCAGTTGGGATTGATTGAAAATTTTTGCGATCGCCTTCTTTACTTAAATGCAGGCAAGCTAGAATTAGATATTCCAGGTACCCCAGGCAATTGGCAAAAAATCGAGCAAAAACTAATTCAGCTAAAGACCGAACAAGAACAAGAATGGAGCTAG